In Plasmodium falciparum 3D7 genome assembly, chromosome: 1, the genomic stretch ttcaattttgtttttaattttttaaaacctATTTTCATGTCAGGAAAATAACGAGCAACtatatggataataaaaattaaaagaataaatgcAGGGCCAAGTGCAGAAGATGATGTAATATCAACCGAAAATAAACATACTATCATTATAATGATTAATAATAAGGTCGTTGAAACAATCCAAATATTATTCCacaaattttttctttttaaacattttatatcattttgcaTACGAAGATGCATTAAATAACTATCCATATATTCTTTACATTCTTCGttattactatatttttGAAGTTCATTAAttgattcatttttttcttttacatctctactatttatatattttaatgagagatttttgattttatcttttttttcttgagttatattcatattatctaCTAAACTGACTAGAGATGAAATTTGAGGAtcaagattttttttttttttgtccttAAACAATATATTCGTTAAGGTATTTCCGAATGGTTTTTTATTTGTGTTTTTTTGTGCTAACATTCTGAATTGTATCCCTCCATTATGGTATGATAATTTGTATGTTCCAATTTCTACTACattctataaataaatacacacacatacatatatatatatatatattataaataaataaatatttgaataaaacatataaaatattattatatattacgtTATTAAATAGATTAGATGCACATAGTATTatggtaaaaatatatattttataaatataatgaaacatattttattattattatttctttatagtgtattctaatatatagatgtgaattatttatattatctattcttttgaattatgtatattatgtaataatattataaaaaaaatactttttatcattgatttttttttttaaatatttgtatattatataaattaaaataataataattataattttataaataataaatttcatGTAATgctatattattacatgtatGTGATATATGAAAAAGTGCTGGAttctaaagaaaaaaaaaaaaaaaataataataattaaaaaaaaaaaataaaaaaaaaaataataattaaaaaaaaaaaaaaaaaaaaaaaaataataattaaaaaaaaaaaataaaaaaaaaaataataattaaaaaaaaaataaataaaaataataacaaataattataaatatatatatatatatatatttgtattat encodes the following:
- a CDS encoding Pfmc-2TM Maurer's cleft two transmembrane protein, with product MFHYIYKIYIFTIILCASNLFNNNVVEIGTYKLSYHNGGIQFRMLAQKNTNKKPFGNTLTNILFKDKKKKNLDPQISSLVSLVDNMNITQEKKDKIKNLSLKYINSRDVKEKNESINELQKYSNNEECKEYMDSYLMHLRMQNDIKCLKRKNLWNNIWIVSTTLLLIIIMIVCLFSVDITSSSALGPAFILLIFIIHIVARYFPDMKIGFKKLKTKLNTFFQNKKQITK